A DNA window from Aquarana catesbeiana isolate 2022-GZ linkage group LG01, ASM4218655v1, whole genome shotgun sequence contains the following coding sequences:
- the LOC141106660 gene encoding purpurin-like, with amino-acid sequence MKSFKYFFLAALITIFEHCRAQTCVVDNFKVKDDFDLKRYAGKWYAVSKKDPEGLFLQDNISAEYTLDGDGTMTASSKGRVKLFGFWLICADMAAQYSVPDPTTPAKMYMTYQGLASYLSSGGDNYWVIDTDYDNYAITYACRTLHEDGTCNDGYSIIFSRNPRGYSPAITRIVRQKQEEICMAGQFQTVLQSGAC; translated from the exons ATGAAGTCTTTCAAGTATTTCTTCCTTGCTGCACTTATTACCATTTTTGAGCATTGTAGAGCCCAGACCTGCGTGGTAGATAATTTTAAAGTGAAGGATGACTTTGATTTGAAAAGG TATGCAGGAAAATGGTATGCTGTTAGCAAAAAGGACCCTGAAGGCCTGTTCCTGCAAGATAATATCTCTGCTGAATACACATTAGATGGGGACGGTACAATGACTGCATCATCCAAAGGCAGAGTTAAACTTTTTGG GTTCTGGCTGATTTGTGCAGATATGGCTGCTCAGTACTCAGTACCAGACCCAACCACACCAGCTAAAATGTACATGACTTACCAAGGTTTGGCTAGCTACTTATCAAGTGGAG GAGACAACTACTGGGTCATTGATACTGACTATGATAATTATGCAATCACCTATGCTTGCCGTACACTTCATGAAGATGGAACATGTAATGATGGGTATTCCATCATATTCTCACGCAATCCACGTGGATATTCTCCAGCTATTACAAGGATTGTACGCCAAAAACAGGAGGAGATCTGTATGGCTGGACAGTTTCAGACAGTTCTTCAATCAG GAGCCTGCTAG